GGCCGCCGAAATAGTCGAAAACATGACTGATGAAGAACTTTTAGCTCAAACCTTTATGTTTGGTTGGGCAGGCCAAGATCCGGGAGACTTACTTTTGTCATGGATTCAAGATTCCGGATTGGGCAGTATCAAAGTTTTCGGCTGGAATACCGGCGATTCTCGCAAACTTGCAAAATCCATTTCCATTTTACAAAAAAAATCTCTTGAAGGAAGATTCGGTATTCCGCTTTTTGTTGCAACCGATCAAGAAGGAGGCTGGGTTCGGCATGTAAAGGGGCTGACCTCTGAAACTCCCGGCAATCTTGCAATAGGAGCGTCAGGCATACCTCAAGATTCTTACTATTCAGGCTATTATATTTCAAGAGAAATAAGGGCTCTCGGCATAAATTTAAATTTTGCACCGACAGTAGACCTTTTAACGGACCATGATTCGTCAATAATAGGCCCCCGTTCTTTTGGAGATTCTCCTCATGCTGCAGGAATATTGGGAGCCGCTTTTGTACGGGGAAGCAGGGCAGCAGGCGTTCTTACAACAGCAAAGCATTTTCCGGGTCATGGAGATACCAGTATCGACAGTCACGGCCGTCTTCCTAAAATCGACATATCCGAGGAAACTTTCCGCAACAGGGAATTGATTCCTTTTAAATATCTGATAGATGCCGGTGTACCTGCAATTATGACAGGACACTTAAACTTTTCATCAATCTTACCTAATGGAGAACCTGCAACATTTTCCAAATATCTTTTAACGGATATATTGCGCGGAGAACTGGGCTTTAAAGGACTTATAATTACCGATGATATGATGATGCACGGGGCAATGAATTTTGCGGGCGGCATTGCAAAGGCTGTTAAAATGGCCTTAGAAGCCGGAAACGATATAATCGAATCCTCCACAACGCCTCGGCACTACCAAGCTTTTTGGAAAGAAAATATTAAGGCAATGAAGGAGGAACCTCAATTTAAAGAAAGAGTAAAGGAGGCGGCCTTTAGAATTTTACTTGAAAAATTGAAGTATTTTAAAAGTGATAACCATGTTCCCATTTTGCCCGATATGGAAAAATTGGACGAAAGAATTCCCGATAAGGAAGGCCAAAAATTCTTTTTAAGTTTGGCAGGCCGCTCGACTACGATAGTGCGTGATGCCGATATACCTTTTAAGCCTGAAGAAAATGAAGACATCCTCCTTGTATCTGCCTATAAAGATTTTTTTAAATACGGCTTAAAGCGTTTTCCCAAGGCAAAAATAATAGAAGTAGATTCAGCCTATTACCATGTACGCCGATTTGATACAATTATCTTTTGTCTTTCCGATAAATATTCTTTAAACATTTTACAAAAAATAATGTACTCCTATCCCAAGAAAAAATACATAGTTATCTCGGTTTTATCTCCTGCTTTTTTGGCAAAGGTTCCTAAAGCCGAAACGGCTATTGCCATTTACAGTTATTCTCCGGCTTCCTTTACTGCTGCCTTCGGCGCCCTTTGCGGCGACTTCACTCCCAACGGGAAACTTCCTATTTCAGGAATAGAGTAATGAAATGCTCGGTTTTTCATCTTACAAATAAAAATATAAATCTCTTTATAGATAATATTCTTCCTTACGAGTACCTCTGCATAAATCTAGCTGAATGTCTAAAAAAACAAAAAAGATTTTTTGATGCAGGTCAAGAGCTTTTTACCTTTATAAAGGCTGATGCTTTTTTTTCATTGGATAAAGAATTTATAGGTATTTTGTTTTTAGCAGCCCACGGTGTTTTACTCCATTGTTTTACTAAAGAAATTACTGACGATATTTCAGAATATATAAAAAGAGATTTTTTAAAACACACAAGCCCTCTTTCCGTGATGGGAGAAAAAAACACATCCATTTATTTGGAACAATTAATAAATGAAAGCCTATCGCTTGTTCCGGCTCGTTTTGAAAACTATAAACTTCTTACGCTCAAAACAAAACCTTCTGCACCAAACCTTTTTTGCAAAAGGGCATCCGATAATCTGAATGCCAGATTGGAATTTATAAAACCGCCGATTGAGGATGCAGAGCTTCTCTGCCCGATGGAAATAGAATACAATGAATCGGAAGTTTTGGCTCCCGGAGTAAAAGCCTCTCACGAATCCTGCCTAAGGCTTCTAAAAAAAAGAATAAACAATCATGCCCTATATGCAGTAAAAAAGGAAGGTAAGTATATTGCAAAGGCCGGAATAAACGGCTTAGGTTTTAGATGGAATCAAATAGGCGGAGTATTTACAATTCCTCAATATAGAAATAAAGGTGTGGGAGCGGCAAATATGATGATACTGATAAATGACTGTTTTCAATATAAAAAAAAGTGTGCCCTTTTTGTAAAAATTAAAAATCCGGCAGCGAGGCAAATGTATAAAAAAATAGGATTTACAGAATCCTGTGATTTTAGAATTTCATATTTTTAGATTTGTAATCTAATTTTTAAAAGAGTTTATCTTAAAAATTTGCTAAAAAGAACATTGCAAGCAAAGAAGCATATCTGGCCTTTTCTTCAGATATAATTTCAACCTTTGAAAGCCGAATAACATAATACCAAAAAAATCCGAAGTCTGGGTCAATGCGGAAGGCATACTCCACAAAAGAATCGGTCTTTACCAAATCCCCAAAAAGAAGGGACACAACATCGTGTAGAATTGCAAAACAATCTTCAAATGATTCCTTATATGCGGCAGAATGTTCCGAGTTTATCAGTTTTTCACATAAAGAATTTATCCTGTACAAAGTGTCTTCTTTACATTCTTCGTCATCTTTTTCAACCCAAGTTTTTTGTACAAGAAGCTGAATATTTTTCCTAAAACTTTCTATCAAGTTTTTTTCGGCATCTACATTAGTTTTATCCGTATAAATTTCAAAAGAGGCTCCTCGGCCGAATGTTTTTGATATTTTTAAAGCTGATGAGACCAGTTCGTCATCTGCAGCATCTATAAAT
The DNA window shown above is from Treponema denticola and carries:
- a CDS encoding glycoside hydrolase family 3 protein: MKPEFSLTKKSIFFLCIFLLTVNLHSNYDAKKLPNFYDNVPNEKLAAEIVENMTDEELLAQTFMFGWAGQDPGDLLLSWIQDSGLGSIKVFGWNTGDSRKLAKSISILQKKSLEGRFGIPLFVATDQEGGWVRHVKGLTSETPGNLAIGASGIPQDSYYSGYYISREIRALGINLNFAPTVDLLTDHDSSIIGPRSFGDSPHAAGILGAAFVRGSRAAGVLTTAKHFPGHGDTSIDSHGRLPKIDISEETFRNRELIPFKYLIDAGVPAIMTGHLNFSSILPNGEPATFSKYLLTDILRGELGFKGLIITDDMMMHGAMNFAGGIAKAVKMALEAGNDIIESSTTPRHYQAFWKENIKAMKEEPQFKERVKEAAFRILLEKLKYFKSDNHVPILPDMEKLDERIPDKEGQKFFLSLAGRSTTIVRDADIPFKPEENEDILLVSAYKDFFKYGLKRFPKAKIIEVDSAYYHVRRFDTIIFCLSDKYSLNILQKIMYSYPKKKYIVISVLSPAFLAKVPKAETAIAIYSYSPASFTAAFGALCGDFTPNGKLPISGIE
- a CDS encoding GNAT family N-acetyltransferase, which gives rise to MKCSVFHLTNKNINLFIDNILPYEYLCINLAECLKKQKRFFDAGQELFTFIKADAFFSLDKEFIGILFLAAHGVLLHCFTKEITDDISEYIKRDFLKHTSPLSVMGEKNTSIYLEQLINESLSLVPARFENYKLLTLKTKPSAPNLFCKRASDNLNARLEFIKPPIEDAELLCPMEIEYNESEVLAPGVKASHESCLRLLKKRINNHALYAVKKEGKYIAKAGINGLGFRWNQIGGVFTIPQYRNKGVGAANMMILINDCFQYKKKCALFVKIKNPAARQMYKKIGFTESCDFRISYF